A window of the Citrus sinensis cultivar Valencia sweet orange chromosome 9, DVS_A1.0, whole genome shotgun sequence genome harbors these coding sequences:
- the LOC102626880 gene encoding protein translation factor SUI1 homolog 2: MSDFDIQVPAAFDPFADAKAEDSGAGSKEYVHIRVQQRNGRKSLTTVQGLKKEFSYNKILKDLKKEFCCNGTVVQDPELGQVIQLQGDQRKNVSTFLVQAGIVKKEHIKMHGF, translated from the exons ATGTCTGATTTTGATATCCAGGTTCCTGCTGCCTTTG ACCCGTTTGCTGATGCAAAGGCTGAGGACTCAGGTGCTGGTTCAAAAGAGTATGTGCATATCCGTGTTCAGCAACGGAATGGTAGGAAAAGCCTGACAACTGTCCAGGGGTTGAAGAAAGAATTTAGTTACAACAAAATCCTCAAGGACCTCAAAAAGGAATTTTGCTGCAATGGAACAGTGGTCCAGGATCCTGAACTAGGACAG GTCATTCAACTCCAAGGTGACCAGCGGAAGAATGTATCTACGTTCCTTGTTCAG GCTGGGATTGTGAAGAAGGAACATATCAAAATGCATGGCTTTTAA
- the LOC102627356 gene encoding G-type lectin S-receptor-like serine/threonine-protein kinase At4g27290, which produces MENLSSFYIISYLTSLLALQFSLAADSITPATFIRDGEKLVSPSQRFELGFFSPGNSKNRYLGVWYKKSPDTVVWVANRNCPILDPHGILAINNNGNLVLLNQANGTIWSSNMSKEAKSPVAQLLDTGNLVLRENFSNNTSEGSYLWQSFDFPSDTLLPGMKVGWDLKTGRERYLTSWRTADDPSPGKFTYRLDIHVLPQIFLYKGSLKLARIGPWNGFIFEDGPTFIDYLYKIILVDTEDEIYYRYESYNNLSIMMLKINPLGKIQRLLWNEGSSGWQVMFSAPGDVCQNYGHCGANSICNVDNPPKCECLKGFKPNSQHNQTWATTCVRSHLSDCKTANQFKRFDDMKVPDLLDVSLNEGMNLEECGAECLNNCTCRAYAYFNLTRGGSGCLMWFGDLIDMRKTLANLTGQSIYLRVPASEPGKKRPLWIVVLAALPVAILPAFLIFYRRKKKLKEKERRTEASQDMLLFEINMGNMSRAKEFCEGDSAGTGKSKESWFLFFSLSSISAATDNFSEENKLGEGGFGPVYKGKLLNGEEVAVKRLSSKSGQGLEEFKNEMMLIAKLQHRNLVRLFGCCIEQGEKISIYEYMANKSLDFFIFDPARKDLLDWTTRVRIIEGVAQGLLYLHQYSRLRVIHRDLKASNVLLDSDMNPKISDFGIARTFGGDEMQSNTNRIVGTYGYMSPEYALHGLFSIKSDVFSFGVLLLEILSSKKNTRFYNTDSLTLLGHAWNLWKDDKAWKLMDPTMQNEALYSMVTRYIKVALLCVQENATDRPTMLEVVAMLKDEIVNLPSPHQPAFSYVQIVERSVLLANINAEASLGNCLTLSVVDAR; this is translated from the exons ATGGAGAACCTTTCTAGCTTCTACATCATCAGTTATTTGACCTCTTTGTTGGCCTTGCAGTTTTCGTTAGCAGCAGACTCAATAACTCCAGCAACATTCATCCGTGATGGTGAGAAGTTGGTTTCACCATCTCAAAGGTTTGAACTAGGCTTCTTCTCTCCTGGTAATTCAAAGAACAGGTACTTGGGAGTATGGTATAAGAAGAGCCCTGACACAGTTGTTTGGGTCGCTAATAGAAATTGCCCAATTCTTGATCCACATGGAATTTTAGCTATTAACAACAATGGGAACCTTGTGCTTCTCAACCAAGCAAATGGCACTATCTGGTCTTCGAACATGTCTAAAGAAGCAAAAAGTCCAGTGGCACAGCTGTTAGATACCGGAAACCTTGTTCTAAGGGAAAATTTTAGCAATAATACTTCTGAAGGTAGCTATCTGTGGCAGAGCTTTGACTTCCCATCAGACACTCTGTTACCGGGCATGAAGGTGGGTTGGGATTTAAAGACTGGTCGGGAACGATATTTAACGTCGTGGAGAACCGCTGATGATCCATCCCCAGGAAAATTCACTTACAGACTTGACATACATGTGTTAcctcaaatttttctttacaaGGGATCGCTGAAGTTAGCCCGTATTGGACCGTGGAATGGATTTATCTTTGAAGATGGTCCTACATTTATAGACtatctttacaaaataattttggtagATACGGAAGATGAAATTTATTACAGGTATGAATCCTACAACAATTTAAGCATAATGATGTTAAAAATCAACCCATTAGGCAAGATCCAGCGGCTATTATGGAACGAGGGGAGTTCTGGATGGCAAGTCATGTTCTCAGCCCCCGGTGATGTTTGTCAAAATTATGGGCATTGTGGTGCTAACAGTATTTGCAATGTTGATAATCCACCTAAGTGTGAGTGCTTGAAGGGATTCAAACCCAATTCACAACACAACCAAACATGGGCTACAACATGCGTGAGAAGCCATTTGTCAGATTGCAAAACCGCAAACCAGTTTAAAAGGTTTGATGACATGAAAGTGCCTGACTTGCTAGATGTTTCGCTAAATGAGGGTATGAATCTTGAGGAATGTGGGGCTGAGTGCTTGAATAACTGCACCTGTAGAGCTTATGCCTACTTCAACCTAACCAGAGGAGGCAGTGGCTGTTTAATGTGGTTTGGGGACCTGATTGATATGAGAAAGACACTTGCAAACCTTACCGGACAGTCTATCTACTTACGAGTACCAGCTTCAGAACCAG GAAAGAAGAGGCCACTATGGATAGTGGTACTAGCTGCTCTTCCAGTGGCAATTCTTCCCGCTTTTCTCATATTTTATCGAAGGAAGAAAAAGCTCAAAGAGAAAG AAAGAAGAACCGAAGCAAGCCAAGAtatgttattatttgaaataaatatgggCAATATGAGCAGAGCAAAGGAATTCTGTGAGGGAGATAGCGCTGGAACGGGAAAGAGTAAGGAATCTTGGTTTCTCTTTTTCAGCTTGTCTAGCATATCAGCAGCTACAGATAATTTCTCGGAAGAAAATAAGCTAGGCGAAGGTGGCTTTGGGCCTGTTTATAAG GGTAAACTACTTAATGGAGAGGAAGTTGCAGTTAAAAGGCTCTCTAGTAAGTCAGGACAAGGACTAGAAGAGTTTAAAAATGAGATGATGCTGATAGCAAAACTTCAACACAGGAACCTTGTCAGACTCTTCGGCTGCTGTATTGAACAGGGCGAAAAGATTTCGATATATGAGTACATGGCTAACAAAAGCTTggattttttcatttttg ATCCTGCTAGGAAAGATCTATTAGATTGGACAACACGTGTTCGAATCATTGAAGGAGTTGCTCAAGGACTTCTATATCTTCACCAGTATTCAAGATTAAGAGTTATTCACAGAGATCTCAAGGCAAGTAATGTTCTCTTAGATAGTGACATGAATCCAAAAATATCTGATTTTGGCATCGCAAGAACGTTTGGTGGTGATGAGATGCAATCAAATACGAATCGGATAGTTGGAACTTA TGGTTATATGTCGCCTGAGTACGCTTTGCACGGCCTATTCTCTATCAAATCTGATGTGTTTAGCTTTGGAGTGTTACTGTTGGAAATACTGAGTAGCAAGAAGAATACACGCTTTTATAATACTGATTCCCTTACCCTTCTTGGCCAT GCTTGGAATTTGTGGAAGGATGACAAAGCCTGGAAGTTGATGGATCCGACAATGCAAAATGAAGCACTGTATTCGATGGTGACGAGATACATTAAGGTGGCCCTTTTATGTGTTCAAGAGAATGCAACAGATAGACCAACCATGTTGGAAGTTGTCGCAATGCTAAAAGACGAGATTGTTAATTTGCCTTCCCCACATCAGCCTGCTTTCTCATATGTGCAAATTGTGGAAAGGTCAGTTCTGCTAGCAAATATTAATGCTGAAGCCTCTTTA
- the LOC102609855 gene encoding 2S seed storage albumin protein-like: MANKLILLLSTFALFLLVANSSIYRTTIFIDEENPSQQSCEQQIQQQQQLRQCQMHLRQQVRDRQQEGEDGLWGSSLGDNQQQQYLRQCCQQLQQLDNRCRCPGLEQALRSQLQQGQIQGGMLRQAYESASQIPRKCNISPRQGCDFSSPYF, from the coding sequence ATGGCAAATAAGCTCATTCTCCTTCTATCTACTTTCGCTCTCTTCCTCCTCGTTGCCAACTCCTCGATCTACCGCACCACCATTTTCATCGACGAAGAAAACCCCTCCCAGCAGAGCTGCGAGCAGCAGatacagcagcagcagcaactcCGCCAGTGCCAGATGCACTTGAGGCAGCAGGTCCGCGACCGGCAGCAGGAAGGGGAGGACGGCCTGTGGGGCAGCAGCCTTGGCGACAATCAACAACAGCAGTATCTTCGACAATGCTGCCAACAACTGCAGCAGCTGGACAACAGATGCCGCTGCCCGGGGCTAGAGCAAGCGTTGAGAAGCCAGCTGCAGCAAGGACAGATACAGGGCGGGATGTTGCGACAAGCTTATGAGTCGGCCAGTCAAATTCCTCGCAAGTGCAACATTTCTCCAAGGCAGGGCTGTGACTTCAGTTCACCTTACTTCTAG